A section of the Primulina eburnea isolate SZY01 chromosome 1, ASM2296580v1, whole genome shotgun sequence genome encodes:
- the LOC140825969 gene encoding plastoglobule-localized metallopeptidase 48, chloroplastic, with amino-acid sequence MAAIPIPALYSGEKLSPISFCSHATNKHTIKISGSFQFKCLRKITRRGNDIFCRAASLVGIRDLDADEFRHPLDRQNTLILRAIPGLNEIGKALLGTVAEQVMLLENIGTSVLVSENQLPELHQLMVEASSILNIESPDLYVRQSPVPNAYTLAISGKKPFVVIHTSLVELLNRKELQAVLAHELGHLKCDHGVWLTFANILTLGAYTLPGLGNLIAQRLEEQLFRWLRAAELTCDRAALLVARDPKVVISVLMKLAGGSPSLADQLNVDAFLEQARSYEKASSSPVGWYIRNAQTRQLSHPLPVLRAREIDEWSRSQEYKLLLQRLKWVNSVV; translated from the exons ATGGCCGCAATTCCCATTCCGGCGCTTTACTCCGGCGAGAAATTGTCCCCTATTAGCTTCTGTTCTCATGCTACGAACAAGCACACAATCAAGATTTCTGGTAGTTTTCAGTTTAAATGTTTGAGGAAAATTACGCGTAGAGGAAACGATATTTTTTGCCGAGCTGCTTCGTTGGTTGGCATTCGCGATCTTGATGCGGATGAGTTCAGGCATCCTCTTGATAGACAA AATACGTTGATTTTGAGAGCGATTCCAGGGTTAAACGAAATTGGAAAAGCTTTGTTGG GAACTGTTGCGGAACAAGTCATGCTTCTTGAGAATATAGGGACATCTGTTCTTGTATCTGAAAATCAG CTCCCTGAACTTCATCAGTTGATGGTGGAAGCCTCCAGTATACTCAACATTGAGTCACCTGATTTATATGTGCGACAAAGTCCTGTACCCAACGCTTACACTCTAGCTATTAGCGGGAAAAAACCATTTGTTGTTATTCACACGAGCTTAGTGGAGCTTCTGAATAGGAAGGAGTTGCAG GCTGTGTTGGCTCATGAGTTAGGCCATCTGAAGTGTGACCATGGTGTGTGGTTAACATTTGCTAATATTCTTACTCTTGGAGCATATACTCTACCCG GCCTTGGCAATCTGATTGCTCAGAGACTTGAAGAACAGCTTTTCCGCTGGCTTCGGGCAGCAGAGCTCACTTGTGATCGTGCAGCCCTTCTTGTTGCTCGAGACCCAAAG GTGGTCATCTCTGTGCTGATGAAATTAGCCGGTGGCTCCCCCTCCCTGGCAGATCAATTAAACGTGGATGCTTTTCTGGAGCAGGCTCGTTCTTACGAAAAGGCTTCTTCCAGCCCGGTTGGGTGGTATATAAG GAATGCTCAAACACGGCAACTTTCCCATCCGCTTCCCGTTCTGCGTGCTCGGGAAATCGATGAATGGTCTAGGAGTCAAGAGTATAAATTACTTCTTCAACGTTTGAAGTGGGTGAACTCTGTTGTTTAG
- the LOC140814450 gene encoding protein BIIDXI, with amino-acid sequence MNESWVLSHQMKLTAMFFTSIFLAVASADILQNPDFELPPSNWKETPTSPLFPLDANSTIPGWTFEGAVEYATVGEDLSFPRKGHAILLGQDGKINQTFTAKGDTVQFLMTFTLAIVGQNCNSNASLVVSAPDSSAQFSFSGKYGKKLWEVYCHQIGSWGDGDSINLVLQSQAIDADINSTCWPVVDNLLLSTIGTLNQDKVNLLPNGGFEFGPSFLEFTNDGVLLDSEPSLIESALQQWTVMGTVKYIDSNSYFVPEGKSAVELVSGVSAGVQTAKELSKESS; translated from the exons ATGAATGAATCTTGGGTCCTCTCTCATCAGATGAAGCTAACAGCAATGTTCTTCACATCCATCTTCCTGGCCGTTGCTTCTGCAG ATATTTTGCAGAATCCGGATTTCGAGCTGCCACCTTCCAACTGGAAGGAAACCCCCACTTCCCCATTATTTCCATTAGACGCAAACAGTACCATCCCTGGATGGACATTCGAAGGTGCAGTTGAATACGCTACGgttggagaagatctatcttTTCCCCGGAAGGGCCATGCTATATTGTTGGGTCAGGATGGCAAAATCAACCAAACTTTTACTGCAAAAGGTGATACAGTACAGTTCCTGATGACATTCACGCTGGCTATTGTTGGCCAGAACTGCAATTCAAATGCCAGCCTCGTGGTTTCAGCTCCTGACAGCTCCGCACAATTTTCTTTTTCTGGGAAATACGGGAAAAAATTATGGGAAGTTTATTGTCACCAGATAGGGAGCTGGGGAGATGGAGATTCCATAAATTTAGTGCTCCAAAGTCAAGCTATTGATGCAGATATCAATTCTACATGTTGGCCGGTAGTTGATAATCTCTTACTCAGCACCATTGGAACACTAAATCAAGATAAAG TTAATCTTCTGCCCAACGGTGGTTTTGAATTTGGGCCATCTTTCCTGGAATTCACCAATGATGGAGTTCTCCTAGATTCAGAACCAAGCCTGATTGAATCTGCTCTACAGCAATGGACAGTAATGGGAACCGTGAAGTACATAGACTCTAACAGCTACTTCGTCCCAGAAGGCAAGTCTGCCGTTGAGTTGGTCTCAGGAGTCTCTGCTGGTGTACAAACAGCAAAAGAACTTTCAAAAGAGTCAAGTTAA
- the LOC140825634 gene encoding pentatricopeptide repeat-containing protein At5g56310-like, with protein MLRRKPAFINVAHRRKIGDLPLHQPPPSQPVKSSSLPLLADQCKSMDQLKQIQCQMVIKARIQDTYAASRLLNFCALSSSGDIHYAVKLLEHTSQPNLFMWNTIIRALAGSSNPDKGLLFYKKMRDHGIKPRKHTFPFVLKACSKMNSIKCCEQVHAHLLIFGLDADLHVVNGLIRAYSVSGGLDDARKVFDDIPCRSLSIWTTMICGYAQNSSAEEAIRLFYAMLSNAFEPNEIVFSSVLSACAHSGCLDLGEKIHIYIEEKGIELGVILGTALVSMYAKNGALLKAKQCFDRLKEKNIATWNAIICGLAVHGHAEEAIRMFRMLEQERVGPNDITFVGVLSACCHAGLLSFGREIFNSMKVYGVEPKIEHYGCIVDLLGRGGQVLEAEELIKGMVWQADVVIWGALLSACKDCGNIEVAERAVEKILELDPQNHGVFIILSNMYAESGRWDDVTKRRKMMREGSLKKTAGRSLVGAT; from the coding sequence ATGCTCCGGCGGAAACCGGCTTTCATCAATGTCGCCCACCGCCGTAAGATCGGTGACCTGCCTCTCCATCAACCGCCTCCATCTCAACCGGTAAAATCCTCATCTCTCCCTCTTCTGGCGGACCAATGCAAATCAATGGACCAACTCAAGCAAATCCAATGTCAAATGGTCATCAAAGCACGGATTCAAGATACCTACGCTGCAAGTCGCTTGCTCAACTTCTGTGCTCTATCTTCTTCCGGAGACATTCATTACGCTGTCAAACTATTGGAACACACTTCCCAACCGAATTTGTTCATGTGGAACACTATAATCAGAGCTCTAGCTGGTAGCTCGAACCCCGATAAAGGTTTGCTTTTTTATAAGAAAATGCGAGATCATGGCATTAAACCCAGAAAACACACCTTTCCTTTTGTTCTCAAGGCTTGTTCGAAAATGAATTCGATCAAATGTTGTGAACAGGTGCATGCCCATCTTTTGATATTTGGTTTGGACGCTGATTTGCACGTTGTGAATGGTTTGATAAGGGCGTATTCGGTTTCGGGCGGTCTTGATGATGCACGAAAGGTGTTTGATGACATTCCTTGCAGGAGCTTGAGTATTTGGACGACTATGATCTGTGGGTATGCTCAGAATAGTTCTGCTGAGGAAGCGATCAGGCTGTTCTATGCTATGCTTTCAAATGCGTTTGAACCTAATGAAATCGTGTTTTCCTCTGTCTTGTCAGCATGCGCACATTCGGGGTGCCTGGATTTGGGAGAGAAGATTCACATTTATATCGAGGAGAAAGGAATTGAATTGGGAGTGATTCTTGGGACTGCATTAGTGAGCATGTATGCGAAAAATGGAGCTCTGTTGAAAGCAAAACAATGCTTTgatcgtttgaaagaaaaaaatattgctACTTGGAATGCAATAATTTGTGGGCTGGCAGTCCACGGTCATGCAGAAGAAGCCATCAGGATGTTCAGAATGCTGGAGCAAGAAAGAGTAGGGCCAAATGATATCACATTTGTTGGTGTTTTATCTGCTTGCTGTCATGCTGGGTTGTTGTCCTTTGGTCGTGAAATTTTCAATTCCATGAAGGTTTATGGTGTTGAACCCAAAATAGAGCATTATGGATGCATTGTGGACCTTCTTGGGCGAGGAGGGCAGGTTTTGGAGGCCGAAGAATTAATAAAAGGAATGGTTTGGCAAGCTGACGTGGTGATTTGGGGAGCACTGTTGAGTGCCTGTAAGGATTGTGGAAATATTGAGGTTGCTGAACGAGCAGTGGAGAAAATTCTTGAACTGGATCCACAAAATCATGgggtttttattattttgtctAATATGTATGCCGAGAGTGGACGATGGGACGATGTAACGAAGCGAAGAAAGATGATGAGGGAAGGAAGTTTGAAGAAAACAGCGGGAAGGAGCCTTGTGGGTGCTACCTGA
- the LOC140826711 gene encoding sulfite oxidase-like: MPGLRAPSDYTNDPPRHPALVINSKEPFNAEPRRFDLVSSYVTPVEFFYKRNHGPIPIVDDIHKYSVTVTGLIEIPKDLYMKDIWKLPKYSITATLQCAGNRRTSMSKTRKVKGVGWDVAAIGNAVWSGAKLADVLELIGIPKNSHVTPFGGKHVEFVSIDKCKEENGGPYKASIPLTQASNPEADVLLAYDMNGEALNRDHGYPLRVIVPGVIGARSVKWLDCINIAPVECQGFFVQRDYKMFPPSVDWDNINWSTRRPQMDFPVQCAICSLEDVQIVKVGKIKIKGYAASGGGRGIERIDVSVDGGQTWFEALKFQKLGVPYVSDDASNDKWAWVLFEAEAEISQGTEIVAKAVDSAANVQPENVAVIWNLRGILNTSWHRINVRIGHSNL, encoded by the exons ATGCCGGGACTGAGGGCGCCTTCTGATTATACCAACGACCCTCCTCGCCACCCTGCTCTTGTCATTAATTCCAAG GAACCCTTCAATGCGGAGCCGCGACGTTTTGATTTAGTTTCGTCTTATGTGACACCTGTGGAGTTCTTCTATAAGCGGAACCATGGACCAATTCCAATTGTAGATGACATACACAA GTATAGTGTTACTGTCACTGGTCTGATAGAAATTCCAAAAGATCTCTACATGAAAGATATCTG GAAGCTTCCAAAATATTCCATCACTGCCACTTTACAG TGTGCTGGCAACAGGAGGACCTCGATGAGCAAAACTCGAAAGGTGAAAGGTGTCGGGTGGGATGTTGCTGCCATAGGAAATG CTGTTTGGAGTGGGGCCAAATTAGCAGATGTGCTTGAACTTATTGGAATTCCTAAGAACTCTCATGTTACGCCATTTGGAGGAAAACATGTAGAATTTGTAAGCATTGACAAGTGTAAG GAAGAGAATGGAGGTCCTTATAAGGCATCAATTCCATTAACTCAAGCCTCAAACCCTGAAGCTGATGTTTTACTAGCTTATGATATGAATGGCGAG GCTCTTAACAGGGATCATGGGTATCCATTGCGTGTTATTGTCCCTGGTGTCATTGGTGCTCGCTCCGTCAAATGGCTGGATTGCATCAACATTGCTCCAGTGGAATGCCAG GGATTCTTTGTGCAAAGAGATTACAAAATGTTTCCACCTTCGGTGGATTGGGATAATATCAACTGGTCTACAAGGCGGCCTCAAATGGACTTTCCTGTTCAG TGTGCGATATGTTCTCTGGAGGACGTGCAAATCGTAAAGGTTGGAAAG ATAAAGATCAAGGGTTATGCAGCTTCTGGAGGTGGTCGTGGCATAGAGAGGATCGATGTATCTGTAGATGGTGGCCAAACCTGGTTTGAAGCCTTAAAATTCCAGAAACTTGGTGTTCCATACGTTTCTGATGATGCAAGCAACGACAAATGGGCGTGGGTGCTTTTTGAGGCTGAGGCTGAAATCTCTCAGGGAACCGAGATAGTTGCAAAAGCA GTGGATTCAGCAGCAAATGTTCAACCTGAAAATGTTGCAGTGATTTGGAATTTAAGAGGGATACTGAACACCTCATGGCATCGGATTAACGTTCGAATTGGTCACTCAAATCTGTAG